The window TAAGAAAATGTGTAAGGAGTGAAAATACTGCTTACAGCACCTACATTTGAACTGAGTATATCTTCTTCCTCCCTATTGTATATAGCAATAGATACTGAAGACCATGGTATTCCTGATACAAAATTAGTACTTCCATCTAGAGGATCTACAATTGCAATGTAATCGTAATTTTTCCCATAAATGTCAATTACACCTGATTCTTCTGTAACTATGAGCATATTATATCCTAGACTTTTTAACCTGTCCACAATAAAGTCTTCAGATTTCTTATCTATAATTCTGGTTACGTCATTACCATGTACATTAATTACTCTGTCGACATCCTTGTTTTCTCTTTCTTCATAAATGTATTTAGAAGCCTCACTAGCTACCTTCTCTACGTCTTCTTTTTTCATTTTTTCTTCTTCCTCTGGTTTAAATAATTAAATGCTGCATGAGCAGCAACTGCACCCTGAGCTGTCGCGGTAATAATTTGTCTAAAGCCAAGCCACATTCCTGTACAATCTCCTGCTGCAAATACTCCTTCTACGTTAGTTCTCATCCACTCGTCGACTTTAATATATCCGTTGTTATCTACTTCTATTCCATGTGCTCTGGCGAACTCGGTAGGCGGTTCAAAGCCTATTTCCACGAAAACACCATTAGTTTGTATCTCTCTAGTCTCTCCAGTGTTTATATTCTGTATTATAACCGATTTTACTAATTTCTCTCCCTTGATTTCCTTTACTACGGAGTTTAGAATTATTTCAACGTTCGGTTTTTTCTTAACCAATTCAACATAAATAGGTTGTGCTTTAAATTGATCTCTCCTATGGACTAGATAAACCTTATTGGAGTATCTTGAAAGTATTTCAGCGCCCTCAAGCGCAGAATCTCCTCCACCCACAATTACAGTAGTCCTATTTTTAAACAACGGTGCGTCACATATTGAGCAATAAGACACTCCTCTGCCTGCAAATTCATTTTCTCCAGGCACATTTAATTTTCTTCTCTTGACTCCTATTGCTAAAATTAAAGTATCTGCTTTATATTCTCCTTTTCTCTTTGTCTTAACCACAAATTCGTCTCCTTCTCTCTTAAAACCTTCCACAATATCTAAAAGTACTGGTACCTCGTATTTCTCAATATGCTTGTTGAATACTTTTATCATATCTTGTGCGTTTATTCCTATCAAGCCTAGATAATCGTCTACCTCACCAGCTTCTGTTAATTGTCCACCTGGAGTTTCTCCTATAACAAGTGTTTTTAACATAAATCTAGCAGCATATAATGCAGCACTATAAGCAGCAGGTCCTAGACCAATAATTATAGTATCGTACTTTTCGCCTTCTTTAACGTTAAATACCTTTGGTAATAGACTCATATGTATAATCTACTTCTAATGAATTTTAAGTTTTCCTAGATTTGATTTTTATTCTACCTGCAAGATTAAGAATCAATGCGAGTATTATTGATAACCGCTAAATTAGCCTATAACAATGTAAAAAAAGTATCCTCCTCATTAGGAGTAGACACGGATATACTAATGCTCAATTATCCAATAGCTTCATTAATGACAGTTGATTATATTGTAGAAAATTTAAAGGGTCTCAAGCTAGACAAATATGATTGTATAATTATTCCCGGACTTGTAAACGGAGACGCTAAAAAAATAGAGGAAGTTACGGGCATAAAGACCTATAAGGGTACTGAAGACATTAACGATTTACCTCTTATGATTAAAGCCCTAAAAAATGGTCTTAGTTTTTCTACAACTATTCCAGCAGACAAACTAATCAGTATAGAAAGAGAGAAAGAGGTCTCTTTGGAATTAAAAAGACTAGAGGAGAATGGTGATTACGCATTTGAGGTAAATGGATTGAAGATTCCCAGGAGACCACCACCATTTAGGATATTTCTCGAGGTGGATGGGACGAAACCCCTAGAATTATTAGAAAATGAGATAGAGAGGGTGGATAAACTAGTGGATGTCATAGTCATCGGGTTCCCATCTGGTCATGAGGATATAAGTGAAGTAAAAAATAAGGTAAGTAAGCTTTCATCTATGAAGCTTACTGGAATTGATTCTGGCTCCCCTAAAGAGTTAATAGAGGGAGTAAAGGCTGGAGCAAGTTTTGTATTCAATCTAAATGAGGAAAATATATCTGATCTTTCTGACATCAAGAGGGATGCAGTATTTATCGTAGCTCCTTTTAGCGTGGAAAATAAAGCTACTACAACATTGAAAATTAGAGATAAGGCAAAGCAACTAGGATTTGATAAGTTAATCCTTGATCCTATCCTCTCTCCTCCCATAACTGGATTAGTGGAAAGTCTATGCGAATATAAAACGGTAAGAGAAAACTCCAATGAGCCTATGCTTATGGGGTTACTTAATGTTACAGAACTTATAGATGTTGATAGTGTTGGAATAAATGGGATTTTAACATCGATTGCAGGAGAATTAGGTGTCGCTAATCTTCTAACGATGGAGAGAGGAAAAACTAGAGGGTCTTCGTATGAAATTAACACTGCTACCAAAATGATATCTATAGCACTTAATAAACGTAAAAATCCTAAAGACTTGGGGTTAGATTTACTAATTTTAAAGGACAAGAAAAAAATATCTACAAGTTTGAATGAGAATTCTGTGGAAATCATTAGAGTTTATGAATATTTAGAACCAAAGAATATGGATAAAGGATATGTAAAGATAGATAAGAATGATGAAGAGATAGTACTAACCTATTATGGCAAAGAAAAATTCAGCGTAGTGGGAACTAGTGGCTTAAGTATAGGAAGAAAATTTATTGAAAAAGCTAATGTCAACACTGAGCACGCCCTATATATAGGCTATGAGCTAGCTAAAGCGGAGATAGCCTTGAACCTAGGTAAAAATTATATTCAGGATAAACCCTTATTTAAACATGCTTATATCAATGCCTACAGTAATAAAAAGAAACACTGACAATTATGTTGTGTATATTGCGGTCATTCCCCCTTTAATCACTCATGGGGAGATTATTCAAAAACTAAGTAGTTCAATGGATATTCAAGATGCATGTAAGGGCTATTCTAAAGCAATGTGTTATTGTATGCTATATGGTGGTATTGTTGTTGAGTTTAAGAACGGAGAATTTACTCACATCACAGTTGAGGGTTTTGTTAGCAATGGTAGTAATGGGGATGTCTTTACTTTGAATAAGTTTTTGGAGAATCCATACTCATGCTACGCCTTTAACGAGGATGTGTTGTGTTTCTCCTCATCTAAGCCATTTGGTTCCTCTAAGTTTATAGATAATATTGGTTTAAGATATATTATTGATTAGGGGTATTCTATTAGTGCATAGCTATTTTCTCCCTCGTAAATCTTTACTCTTACTTTGAATTTTCTCTCTAATTTCTCATAAATATCTTTAGCGATTTCTGAGCCAATATATTCCACTGTGGGGAAATCCTCTTCTATGATCTTGTATTCCACTTTAAAGGGTCCCTTTAACTCTATCTTCTTAGCATCTCTAGAAGGGATAATGAGTTTATGATCCCATTCCTTAATTACTTCATGAATTAGGTTACTTAGAATCATAAAATCAATAACGAATCCTGAACTTTTATCTACGTCCTGTCCTTCAATCTCCACTGACAATTTATATGTATGCCCGTGAATTTGATCATTACCTTTGGATGAAAGTGTATAATGTGCCGAGTCAAATGAAAAGCCTTCAACTCCTATTATTACTTTCATTTAAAACCCTCCTGATGTTTTTATTAAAATGTTCCCATAAAGACTCACTTAAATATCTGATCTCGTCGCATAAAGATATTATGTTCCTATCTTTCTTTATACTATCTATAACCTGAGAAAGTGAAATAATTTCTTGAAACTTTCCTCTTGCTAAAACTTTATCTTCAAATTTTAATGAATCTTGACCAATAATATAATCTTTACCATTTTGCATAGATTCATATATTGAATAAGTTAATTCTTCTATGTTAACATTAAAGCCATTTACCTTATCATGTATCTCCCTTTCTAATGTATCGATTTTCTCTTCAATTAGGGACTTAAGCGAATCAAGTATTTCTATCTGTTCTTTGAAAGATTCTATGTTCAGAAGATTACTGTATTTGGAGTTTTTAAGGCACTCAGTTCCACAAGGTATATCTATTTCTACTATTTTTAACTTCTCTTTTGGTTGAGCATTAAGATAGTCGCTAATTATATTATTCATATGTAATAATAATTCATGCAAGTAATAAGTATGAATTCACTCTTAAGTCTGGTTAGAGATCTTTGTTCAAGTATAATTGACCATTATGGAAAGGATGTCAAGGGCATACTTATCGCAGGAGACGCATTAGAAAAGATGGATGAGGATTTGGAGATTTACATTATAGCGGTGATAAGTAAATTGAGAAGAGTATCGTTTTTGGCTAGGCAAGAGATAATAGAGTATTTTATAAACAAGTTGAAAAATAATCCGCTATATAAAGAGTATATACTATCTTATGGTCATAGACCATTGATCTACTCAATACTTATTGATCCTGATGAGCTAGACTATAATATGTCTATAGTATTGTATGCTATAACAAGAGGTAAGATATTATTAGATACAGATAATAAGATAAAGAATTTACTTCCTGAAAAAATTAGTATAATTGGAAAGAGTGTAATGAAAGTTGAAGACATAGATAAGGGTAAGGTGGTTGATCTATGAACAACAGTTCGTTAGCATCGGAATTTCTTACCAGGTCATTTAGGGATCTATCAGATTGTAAGAAGGCTTTTGAAGAAGGAGATCTATTAGGTTCTTTAAGACGGATGTATGAATTAATAGAAAATATTAGCTTCAGCATGTTAGTATTATATGGCTTTTATTACAGAGGACCACATAAGGCTCAATTTCTTGAGCTTTTAAGGAGTAAAGCAAGTGAAAAGGAGAATAAACTAATTGATGAGTTAGAATTATTGGAGCAAAGACTTTATGCCCTTCTCTTGGTAGAAGAGTCCTCACTGAAAATGTACTCTATATTAGCAAGAAACATAGATGTAAAAGCACTCATTAAAAAAGTTGAAGATTTATTTGAGCTGGCTAATACAGTTTTTGATGAGTTCCATAGTTGATCTTGACAATGCAACATGTAGTAGTGATATAATAGAGGCACTAGGATATTACTCATTGGATATAATCTATAGAATAAGTAGAAAAAACCCGTATTTCAAGTCGGTTATGGAAAAGTATAAGATCGAGATAATAAGAGAAGAGGGGAATAAAATATACTTCAGAATACGTTCTACTGGTTAAACTTTTACTCGGTATTGAGAAGGATCTTCGGTTTTAGTGAGAGAGACGATTATGTTTCTGCAAGTATATTAAATATCATGATTAACAGTGATGACTATATCGAGGAACTAAATAGTTTAATAAGAGGTAAAAAAGTTGCTGTTGTCGGAGCAGGACCAAACTTAGAAGAAGTCACAGAGATCGAGGAAGATGTCATTATTAGTGCTGATGGTGCCACAAACTATCTAGTGAGTAAAGGCATAACCCCTGATATAGTAGTAACAGACTTAGATGGCATTACAGTGTTCCCTGATTCTCTATATGTGGTTTTGGCTCATGGTGACAACTTAAAACTATTAGATAAAGCCAAAAGGATGAAAAGACTAATTGGCACCTGTCAAGTTATGCCTTTTGGAAGACTAAGATTATTCGGCGGATTTACTGATGGTGATAGAGCAGTAGTCCTAGCTAGGCTTTTCAATGCAAAATCTGTTACTCTATACGGTATGGACTTCGATTCAGGTATTGTAGGAAAGTATTCTAAGCCCTATTATAAAAACAATATATATTCTAGTTGGGTTAAACAAAAAAAATTAAAAATAGCTAAGTGGATAATCGAAAAATTTTTAAGTAAAGATTTTTAAGTTCTCAGTTAACTTTATTGTGGGATGTCTATTCTCGGTTAATTCGAAAAAAGTCAGGATATTTGATACAACTCTAAGAGATGGAGAGCAGGCTCCAGGAATAGACCTGACAGTTGATCAAAAAATAAGGGTGGCAAAGAGATTAGCTGAGCTAGGAGTTGATGTCATAGAGGCTGGTTTTCCAGCATCTTCTGACGGAGAATTCGAAGCAACTAAAAAAATCTTGTCTGAGGTAGGAGATCAAGTAGAAGTAACTGGGTTATCAAGGTCTGTAAAACAGGATATAGATAGAACAATTGATACAGGATTATCAAGTATTCATATCTTCATAGCTACATCAGATATCCATCTGAAATATAAATTAAAAATGACAAGAGAAGAGGTCTTAAATAGAATTTATGAGTCAGTAAGGTACGCTAAGGATCACGGATTAATAGTTGAATATTCACCTGAAGATGCAACTAGAAGTGATGAAGAGTTCTTATTGAAGGCAGTTAAAACGGCAATAGAGGCAGGAGCAGATAGGATTAACATTCCCGATACAGTAGGTGTAATGCACCCCTTCAAGTTTTATGATCTGATAAGTAAGATAGTTAAGGTAACTGGAGATAAGATAGTCAGTGTTCATTGTCATAACGATTTCGGTTTGGCTACTGCGAATTCTATAGCAGGTGTTATGGCTGGAGCTCGGCAAGTCCATGTTACAGTAAACGGAATTGGTGAAAGAGCAGGAAATGCCTCGTTGGAAGAAGTCGTAATGTCACTAAAGAAACTATTAGGTTATGATGTGGGCGTAAGAACTTACTTACTATACGAAGTGAGCAGATATGTTGCAGAGCTTACCGGTGTTCCAGTGCCTTACTTTAAGGCTATAGTAGGCGAGAATGCATTTGGACATGAGGCAGGAATACATGTTCATGGAGTTATTGAAAATCCTATGACATATGAGCCAATCTCCCCAGAAGAGGTAGGAAACTTTAGAAGGATCGCTTTAGGAAAGCATAGTGGAATACATGGATTAAAGAGATTACTGGAGGAACAAGGGATATTTCTAGATGATACTCAATTGAGAGAGGTTCTAAAAGAGATAAAAAGTTTAGCAGAAGCTGGTAACAAAGTAACATCAGCTGATGCCAAAGCGATAGCTATTAAAGTAATTAATAAAAAGATAACCGCATGATTAGATTTTTCTTACATTCGTGTTTTCTTATAGATAGGTTAATTCTAATAGATCCACATGATGGTGCAAGTATTGGTCTACCTAAACCTGAGACCAAAGCCCCTTTAGTACTTGTCACTCATGATCATTATGATCACAATGCATATGAGATAATACCCCATGACACAGTTAAGCTAAAGGAATATGGAGAATTTACCTTCAGAAACTATACTATAAAGGGCTTTAAAGTTTATCACGATAAAGAAAAAGGCAGGAGAAGAGGAGAAACTGCGATATATAAAATTGTAACTCCAAATGGCTGCTCCATAGTTCATTTGGGAGATATTGGTCATATACCAGAGAATATTGAGGAAATAGAGAATTCAGATGTTTTATTATTACCAGTAGGAGGCGTCATAACTGTAAATGCTAAAGAGGCTAACGATATAGTAAACATTTTACGTCCTAGAATTGTTATCCCTATGCATTATTGGATTAAGGGTCATTACATGCCTCTTAATCCGCTAGAGGAATTTCTTGGGATCATAAAAGATAACAGAAAAATAGTGGAATTAGATGAAAAAGAATTTGACGAAAATACATTACAAGAAAACACTGTAATTATCTTTAAAGTTTAACTTTTTCTACCCTTGCAACCGGTACTGTCTCCTTGCTTATCTCATCCCTCACTAATTTCTCAATTGCTTTCCTTATTGCTTCTGATCTGTTTAAACCTGTTTTTATTGCATATCTATCTAACAATTCCAACAAATCTTCTTCCACCTTAAATGTAACTACTCTCATCTTTGTTATCCCGATATTATACTTCTCATTTGTATGGTTTAAGTATTTTCTGGAGTGGTATTTCAGTCTCTTATTTTAAAGAGGAATCCATTATGATAAAGATTAATATATTCCCGTTCATATATTTTTATCATGAGGAGAATACATATTGCCCACTATACACTTATCACTACCGGAGTGGATATATGAGGAGCTTAAGAGGAAAGCTGATGATATGGGTGTCCAGATTACTGACCTTGTAAAATTCTTTATAAAGATGGGTATAGAGGGATCTTTTGAGAGTAAACAGGGTGAAGAAGAGAAGAAAGATGATAAGTATGCTAAACTGGAGGAAAATATTATTTATTTGGAAGCGAGAATGGCACAGCTGGAAACTTTAGTGGGCGAGCTGATCAAAAAATTTGAAGAAGAGGACGAAGAAGAGGAAGTGGAAATTATAAATAGGGACATTAAGAAATAATTATATTGGGCCTGCGTGAAATGTCCTCGTGTTCCGAGGGCTTATGAGCGCAGGAGGGTCCTAATTTTAGGAAAAATTGATTATTATAATGATGTTACAGGGACGAACTGAAAAACTATATTATGATGACTTGATTCCTCGTACTGAATTACATAACAATTAAAGTTACAGTTCTCAAAATAGAGGTATTCCTTCTTACCTGAAATATTACTTTATTTAATTCATCTAGATTATCTGCTACAATTTCAGCAACTACATCATACTCTCCGTATACCGGGTTTGCTTCTTTTACTCCGTTTATTTTTCTTAGTTCATTAGAGACATCCACTTCTTTTCCTACAGCGGTTACGAGAAGAACATACGCCTTTACTGGCATAGTATAATT is drawn from Sulfolobus acidocaldarius SUSAZ and contains these coding sequences:
- a CDS encoding thioredoxin reductase, whose product is MSLLPKVFNVKEGEKYDTIIIGLGPAAYSAALYAARFMLKTLVIGETPGGQLTEAGEVDDYLGLIGINAQDMIKVFNKHIEKYEVPVLLDIVEGFKREGDEFVVKTKRKGEYKADTLILAIGVKRRKLNVPGENEFAGRGVSYCSICDAPLFKNRTTVIVGGGDSALEGAEILSRYSNKVYLVHRRDQFKAQPIYVELVKKKPNVEIILNSVVKEIKGEKLVKSVIIQNINTGETREIQTNGVFVEIGFEPPTEFARAHGIEVDNNGYIKVDEWMRTNVEGVFAAGDCTGMWLGFRQIITATAQGAVAAHAAFNYLNQRKKKK
- a CDS encoding dihydropteroate synthase; its protein translation is MRVLLITAKLAYNNVKKVSSSLGVDTDILMLNYPIASLMTVDYIVENLKGLKLDKYDCIIIPGLVNGDAKKIEEVTGIKTYKGTEDINDLPLMIKALKNGLSFSTTIPADKLISIEREKEVSLELKRLEENGDYAFEVNGLKIPRRPPPFRIFLEVDGTKPLELLENEIERVDKLVDVIVIGFPSGHEDISEVKNKVSKLSSMKLTGIDSGSPKELIEGVKAGASFVFNLNEENISDLSDIKRDAVFIVAPFSVENKATTTLKIRDKAKQLGFDKLILDPILSPPITGLVESLCEYKTVRENSNEPMLMGLLNVTELIDVDSVGINGILTSIAGELGVANLLTMERGKTRGSSYEINTATKMISIALNKRKNPKDLGLDLLILKDKKKISTSLNENSVEIIRVYEYLEPKNMDKGYVKIDKNDEEIVLTYYGKEKFSVVGTSGLSIGRKFIEKANVNTEHALYIGYELAKAEIALNLGKNYIQDKPLFKHAYINAYSNKKKH
- a CDS encoding 6-pyruvoyl tetrahydrobiopterin synthase, whose amino-acid sequence is MKVIIGVEGFSFDSAHYTLSSKGNDQIHGHTYKLSVEIEGQDVDKSSGFVIDFMILSNLIHEVIKEWDHKLIIPSRDAKKIELKGPFKVEYKIIEEDFPTVEYIGSEIAKDIYEKLERKFKVRVKIYEGENSYALIEYP
- a CDS encoding trans-homoaconitate synthase, with amino-acid sequence MGCLFSVNSKKVRIFDTTLRDGEQAPGIDLTVDQKIRVAKRLAELGVDVIEAGFPASSDGEFEATKKILSEVGDQVEVTGLSRSVKQDIDRTIDTGLSSIHIFIATSDIHLKYKLKMTREEVLNRIYESVRYAKDHGLIVEYSPEDATRSDEEFLLKAVKTAIEAGADRINIPDTVGVMHPFKFYDLISKIVKVTGDKIVSVHCHNDFGLATANSIAGVMAGARQVHVTVNGIGERAGNASLEEVVMSLKKLLGYDVGVRTYLLYEVSRYVAELTGVPVPYFKAIVGENAFGHEAGIHVHGVIENPMTYEPISPEEVGNFRRIALGKHSGIHGLKRLLEEQGIFLDDTQLREVLKEIKSLAEAGNKVTSADAKAIAIKVINKKITA
- a CDS encoding hydrolase — protein: MIRFFLHSCFLIDRLILIDPHDGASIGLPKPETKAPLVLVTHDHYDHNAYEIIPHDTVKLKEYGEFTFRNYTIKGFKVYHDKEKGRRRGETAIYKIVTPNGCSIVHLGDIGHIPENIEEIENSDVLLLPVGGVITVNAKEANDIVNILRPRIVIPMHYWIKGHYMPLNPLEEFLGIIKDNRKIVELDEKEFDENTLQENTVIIFKV
- a CDS encoding CopG family transcripitonal regulator, giving the protein MRVVTFKVEEDLLELLDRYAIKTGLNRSEAIRKAIEKLVRDEISKETVPVARVEKVKL
- a CDS encoding AsnC family transcriptional regulator — translated: MPVKAYVLLVTAVGKEVDVSNELRKINGVKEANPVYGEYDVVAEIVADNLDELNKVIFQVRRNTSILRTVTLIVM